In Luteibacter mycovicinus, a genomic segment contains:
- a CDS encoding SURF1 family protein, which yields MSTNVPNEATTPRPPRGVFVLALLAVLGTVLFVAFVALGTWQVHRRAWKHDLIARVDQRVHAEPVTAPGRGQWPVVSAANDEYRRVRLTGTFLQDKSVRVRASTELGMGSWLMTPLRTRSGDTVIVNRGFVSTTWCGGKATCTPGPAGETTISGLLRISEPKGAFLQDNDPAGDRWYSRDVAAIAAAKGLDDTAPYFVDADAASSPGRGEGNEGPVGGLTVIAFPDNHLSYAITWFGLALMTLLGAWIVWKDQRRKRRTP from the coding sequence TTGAGCACCAACGTTCCAAACGAAGCCACGACGCCGCGCCCTCCGCGCGGCGTCTTCGTTCTGGCCTTGCTGGCGGTGCTCGGCACGGTGCTGTTCGTCGCTTTCGTCGCCCTGGGCACCTGGCAGGTGCACCGCCGCGCGTGGAAACACGACCTGATCGCCCGCGTCGACCAGCGCGTGCATGCTGAGCCGGTCACCGCGCCGGGCCGTGGGCAGTGGCCCGTGGTCAGCGCCGCCAACGACGAGTACCGTCGGGTCAGGCTGACCGGCACGTTCCTGCAGGACAAGAGCGTGCGTGTGCGTGCCAGCACGGAGCTGGGCATGGGTTCGTGGCTGATGACCCCGCTGCGTACGCGTTCGGGCGACACGGTCATCGTCAACCGCGGCTTCGTGTCCACGACATGGTGCGGCGGCAAGGCCACCTGTACCCCCGGTCCCGCCGGTGAAACCACGATCTCCGGCCTGTTGCGGATCAGCGAACCCAAGGGTGCGTTCCTGCAGGACAACGACCCCGCGGGCGATCGCTGGTATTCCCGTGACGTGGCGGCGATCGCCGCGGCCAAGGGTCTGGACGACACCGCGCCCTATTTCGTCGACGCGGACGCGGCTTCCTCGCCCGGTCGCGGCGAGGGTAACGAAGGTCCGGTCGGCGGCCTGACCGTCATCGCTTTCCCCGACAACCATCTGTCCTACGCGATCACGTGGTTCGGTCTGGCCCTGATGACCCTGCTGGGCGCCTGGATCGTCTGGAAGGACCAGCGCAGGAAGCGCCGCACACCCTGA
- the cyoD gene encoding cytochrome o ubiquinol oxidase subunit IV: MSAHIESHDHHHDDHHDHDDGASHSTLKGYMTGFFLAVFLTAIPFWLVMGKVIPNSQTLAIVVLFFAAIQIVVHMIYFLHMNTKSEGGWNMLALIFTLVLVVITLTGSIWVMFHMNANMMPGMSHDMTEQQVKNLP, encoded by the coding sequence GTGAGCGCGCACATCGAATCGCACGATCACCACCACGACGATCACCACGATCACGACGACGGTGCCAGCCACAGCACGCTGAAGGGATACATGACGGGGTTCTTCCTCGCCGTGTTCCTCACCGCGATCCCGTTCTGGCTCGTGATGGGCAAGGTCATCCCGAACTCGCAGACGCTTGCGATCGTGGTGCTCTTCTTCGCCGCCATCCAGATCGTGGTCCACATGATCTACTTCCTGCACATGAACACGAAGTCGGAGGGTGGCTGGAACATGCTGGCCCTGATCTTCACCCTGGTGCTGGTGGTCATCACGCTCACGGGTTCCATCTGGGTCATGTTCCACATGAACGCCAACATGATGCCGGGCATGTCGCATGACATGACCGAGCAACAGGTCAAGAACCTGCCTTGA
- the cyoC gene encoding cytochrome o ubiquinol oxidase subunit III — protein sequence MKEDHHPANGTLLGFWIYLMSDCLIFACLFAVYGVLGRSYAGGPSGADLFELPLVAVNTTMLLLSSITYGFAVLEMQKNRKGTMMAWLVVTGLFGLAFLGIEMWEFAHLIHEGAGPQRSAFLSSFFTLVGTHGLHVTFGCIWLVTLLFQVGRFGLTAANKRRIMCLSMFWHFLDVVWIGVFTFVYLMGVLP from the coding sequence ATGAAGGAAGATCACCACCCGGCCAACGGAACGTTGCTCGGGTTCTGGATCTACCTGATGAGCGATTGCCTCATCTTCGCCTGCCTGTTCGCCGTCTACGGCGTGCTGGGTCGCAGCTACGCCGGTGGCCCCTCGGGTGCCGACCTGTTCGAGCTGCCGCTGGTCGCCGTCAACACCACGATGCTGCTGCTGTCTTCCATCACTTACGGCTTCGCCGTGCTGGAGATGCAGAAGAATCGCAAGGGCACGATGATGGCGTGGCTGGTCGTGACCGGTCTGTTCGGTCTGGCCTTCCTCGGCATCGAAATGTGGGAGTTCGCCCACCTGATCCACGAAGGTGCCGGTCCGCAGCGCAGCGCGTTCCTGTCCTCGTTCTTCACCCTGGTCGGCACCCACGGCCTGCACGTGACCTTCGGCTGCATCTGGCTGGTCACGCTGCTGTTCCAGGTGGGTCGCTTCGGTCTGACCGCCGCCAACAAGCGTCGCATCATGTGCCTCTCGATGTTCTGGCACTTCCTCGACGTGGTCTGGATCGGCGTCTTCACCTTCGTTTACCTGATGGGAGTGCTGCCGTGA
- the cyoB gene encoding cytochrome o ubiquinol oxidase subunit I, producing the protein MFGRLTLDAIPYHEPILIATFAGVALGGIVVLGLITKYKLWGYLWKEWFTSIDHKKIGIMYMVLGIIMLLRGFADALMMRMQQAIAFGDNPGFLPPHHYDQIFTAHGVIMIFFVAMPLVTGLMNYVVPLQIGARDVAFPFLNNFSFWMTVAGGLLVMASLFVGEFARTGWLAYPPLSGLAASPDVGVDYYIWSLQVAGVGTTLSGINLIATIVKMRAPGMTMMKMPVFTWTSLCTNVLIVAAFPVLTAVLVLLALDRYAGTNFFTTDFGGNAMMYVNLIWIWGHPEVYILVLPVFGVFSEIVSTFSRKRLFGYASMVYATVVITVLSYLVWLHHFFTMGSGASVNSFFGITTMIISIPTGAKIFNWLFTMYRGRIQFDVPMLWTMGFMVTFVIGGMTGVMLAVPPADFLLHNSLFLIAHFHNVIIGGVVFGVFAAINYWFPKAFGFRLDPFWGKCSFWFWLTGFYFAFMPLYVLGFMGVTRRMNHFEDPSLAIWFRIAAFGAVLVALGIASFLIQIFVSIRNREKLRDVTGDPWHGRTLEWSTSSPPPDYNFAFTPIIHDSDAWWDMKERGHERRLGGYLPIHMPKNTAAGVVIAGFAFVVGFAMIWHMFLIAGLAFVGLLVSAITHTFNYKRDYYIPADEVARTEAIRTEELAAHV; encoded by the coding sequence ATCTTCGGACGCCTCACTCTCGATGCGATTCCGTACCACGAGCCCATCCTGATCGCCACCTTCGCGGGCGTCGCCCTGGGTGGCATCGTGGTGCTCGGTCTGATCACCAAGTACAAGCTGTGGGGCTATCTCTGGAAAGAGTGGTTCACCAGCATCGACCACAAGAAGATCGGCATCATGTACATGGTGCTCGGCATCATCATGCTGCTCCGCGGCTTCGCGGACGCGCTGATGATGCGTATGCAGCAGGCCATCGCCTTCGGCGACAATCCCGGTTTCCTGCCCCCTCATCACTACGACCAGATCTTCACCGCCCACGGCGTGATCATGATCTTCTTCGTGGCGATGCCCCTGGTCACGGGTCTGATGAACTACGTGGTGCCGCTGCAGATCGGCGCGCGCGACGTGGCTTTCCCGTTCCTCAACAACTTCAGCTTCTGGATGACGGTCGCTGGCGGCCTGCTGGTCATGGCCTCGCTGTTCGTCGGTGAGTTCGCCCGTACCGGCTGGCTGGCCTACCCGCCTCTGTCCGGCCTCGCGGCCAGTCCCGATGTCGGTGTCGACTACTACATATGGTCGCTGCAGGTGGCCGGTGTCGGCACCACGCTGTCCGGTATCAACCTGATCGCCACCATCGTCAAGATGCGCGCGCCGGGCATGACCATGATGAAGATGCCCGTCTTCACCTGGACCTCGCTGTGCACCAACGTGCTGATCGTCGCCGCCTTCCCGGTGCTGACGGCGGTGCTGGTGCTGCTCGCGCTCGACCGCTACGCCGGTACCAACTTCTTCACAACGGACTTCGGCGGCAACGCCATGATGTACGTCAACCTGATCTGGATCTGGGGTCACCCCGAGGTCTACATTCTGGTGCTGCCTGTGTTCGGCGTGTTCTCGGAAATCGTTTCGACGTTCAGCCGCAAGCGCCTGTTCGGTTACGCCTCGATGGTCTACGCCACCGTGGTCATCACCGTGCTGTCGTACCTGGTCTGGCTGCACCACTTCTTCACCATGGGTTCCGGCGCGAGCGTCAACTCGTTCTTCGGCATCACCACGATGATCATCTCGATCCCGACGGGTGCGAAGATCTTCAACTGGCTGTTCACGATGTACCGTGGCCGCATTCAGTTCGACGTGCCGATGCTCTGGACGATGGGCTTCATGGTCACCTTCGTGATCGGCGGCATGACCGGCGTCATGCTCGCCGTGCCCCCGGCCGACTTCCTGCTGCACAACTCGCTGTTCCTGATCGCGCATTTCCATAACGTGATCATCGGCGGCGTGGTGTTCGGTGTGTTCGCCGCCATCAACTACTGGTTCCCGAAGGCCTTCGGCTTCCGCCTCGACCCGTTCTGGGGCAAGTGCTCGTTCTGGTTCTGGCTGACCGGCTTCTACTTCGCATTCATGCCGCTGTACGTGCTGGGCTTCATGGGCGTTACCCGCCGCATGAACCACTTCGAAGATCCGTCGCTGGCCATCTGGTTCCGTATCGCCGCCTTCGGCGCGGTGCTGGTCGCTCTGGGCATCGCCTCGTTCCTGATCCAGATCTTCGTCAGCATCCGCAACCGTGAGAAGCTGCGCGACGTCACCGGCGATCCGTGGCACGGCCGTACCCTGGAGTGGTCGACCTCGTCGCCGCCGCCGGACTACAACTTCGCGTTCACCCCGATCATCCATGACTCGGATGCCTGGTGGGACATGAAGGAGCGCGGTCACGAGCGTCGCCTCGGTGGCTACCTGCCGATCCACATGCCGAAGAACACGGCAGCGGGCGTCGTCATCGCGGGCTTCGCCTTCGTGGTCGGCTTCGCCATGATCTGGCACATGTTCCTCATCGCCGGCCTGGCCTTCGTCGGCCTGCTGGTGAGCGCCATCACGCACACCTTCAACTACAAGCGCGACTACTACATCCCCGCCGACGAAGTGGCTCGTACCGAAGCCATCCGCACGGAAGAGCTTGCCGCCCATGTCTGA
- the cyoA gene encoding ubiquinol oxidase subunit II codes for MRMSLKMLRGLLIPALALLLSGCDAVLFSPSGDIARQQRDLIMISVVLMLIIIIPVIVMTFLFAWKYSEKNKNHKGYDPDWNHSTVLELLIWSAPLLIIIALGAITWTSTHKLDPYRPLDQIDATRPVAPGTKPLVVEVVALDWKWLFLYPEQGIATVNEMAAPVDRPIEFHITASSVMNAFFVPSMAGMIYAMPGMETKLHAVMNKTGDFEGISANYSGAGFSDMRFTFHSLSDEGFDSWVAKAKASGDTLSREDYLKLEQPSEKDPVHFYGTVAPNLYNAILNRCVESNRMCQSDMMAIDKQGGQGVVGTYNVTSLDAATRARVGLADAGPRYVGAYCLGAGVAGQPMTPAGRPL; via the coding sequence ATGCGAATGTCCTTGAAGATGTTGCGCGGATTGCTGATCCCCGCCCTTGCCCTGTTGCTTTCGGGCTGCGATGCCGTGCTGTTCAGCCCTTCGGGCGACATCGCGAGGCAGCAGCGCGACCTGATCATGATCTCCGTGGTGCTGATGCTCATCATCATCATCCCCGTGATCGTGATGACCTTCCTTTTCGCCTGGAAATACAGCGAGAAGAACAAGAATCACAAGGGCTACGACCCGGACTGGAACCACTCGACGGTCCTCGAGCTGCTGATCTGGTCGGCTCCCCTGCTGATCATCATCGCGCTGGGCGCCATCACCTGGACCAGCACGCACAAGCTCGATCCCTATCGTCCGCTCGACCAGATCGACGCCACCCGCCCCGTCGCCCCCGGCACCAAGCCGCTGGTGGTCGAGGTCGTGGCGCTGGACTGGAAGTGGCTGTTCCTCTACCCGGAACAGGGCATCGCCACGGTCAACGAGATGGCGGCCCCGGTCGATCGCCCCATCGAGTTTCACATCACGGCCTCGTCCGTCATGAACGCGTTCTTCGTCCCGTCGATGGCCGGCATGATCTATGCCATGCCCGGCATGGAGACGAAGCTGCACGCGGTGATGAACAAAACCGGCGATTTCGAAGGCATTTCGGCCAATTACAGCGGCGCCGGCTTCTCGGACATGCGCTTCACCTTCCATAGCCTGTCCGATGAGGGCTTCGACAGCTGGGTCGCCAAGGCAAAGGCCAGTGGCGACACGCTCAGCCGCGAGGATTACCTCAAGCTCGAGCAGCCCAGCGAGAAGGACCCGGTGCACTTCTACGGTACCGTGGCACCCAACCTCTACAACGCCATCCTCAACCGCTGCGTCGAGTCGAACCGCATGTGCCAGAGCGACATGATGGCGATCGACAAGCAGGGTGGGCAGGGTGTCGTGGGTACCTACAACGTGACCTCGCTCGACGCCGCGACCCGCGCCCGGGTAGGTCTGGCCGATGCCGGCCCGCGCTATGTCGGTGCCTACTGCCTCGGCGCCGGCGTGGCCGGCCAGCCGATGACCCCTGCCGGACGTCCGCTGTAA